The window catttgaggacggtacttggcacacttcggcaccaggaattatatgctaaattttctaagtgtgaattctggttatcttcagtggcatttctgggacatattattggggctgatggcgtccgggtggatacccagaagatcgaggccgtaaagaattggcctagacctacgacgccgacagaggtgcgtagctttctgggattggctggttattatcggagattcgtggagaagtttgcttccatttcagcgcctttgacaaggctgactcagaagggagctaagtttcagtggtcagatgcttgcgagcgtagcttccagttgctgaaagagaagttgactacggctccagtcctgactcttccggagggtccagatgggtatgtgatttattgtgatgcctctggtattggtttgggatgtgtgttgatgcagcacggcagggtgatagcttatgcttcccggcagctcagaaaacatgaaaagaattatcctactcacgatttggagctggccgcggtcattcatgctttgaagatgtggagacattatttatatggggttcacgttgacatttatacagatcataagagccttcagtacatctttaggcaaaaggagctgaacttgcggcagcggaggtggttagagttgctgaaagattatgatgttgacattctctaccatcctgggaaagctaatgttgtggcggatgcactcagccgcaagtctatgggcagcctagcagacgtgccatcagagagtaaagaaatggttcgcgatattcatcagttggctagtcttggagttcgcttggctgattctggagatgttggggtttctgttcgaggtattgctgagtcctctattacagaagatattaagcggcatcagtatgaggatcctattctggcaaagtacagagacgcagcgctggcacaagagaagactccgtttgagatttcacctaatggagtgttatttcacagaggcagattgtgtgtacctgacgttgcagggttgcggcgacaggttatgggcgaggcacattacgcccgatattctgttcacccagggtcgacgaagatgtaccatgatatcagatgcctatattggtgggacggtatgaaaagagatatagcagagttcgttgctcagtgtccaaattgccagcaggttaagattgagcaccagaagcccggtgggctattacaggagatagagataccgacgtggaagtgggagatcattaatatggactttattacaggtctacctcgcactccacggaggtatgattctatttgggttattgttgatcggctgacgaaatcagcccattttcttccggttcggaccacctattcagctgaggattatgccaggctttatgtcagggagattgtacgacttcatggagttcctgtgtctgttatttccgatagaggtgcccagtttacagctaagttctggagatcgtttcaggagggattggggacccaggtgagcctgagtacagccttccatccccagtccgacggacaggccgagcgcactattcagacattggaagatatgttgcgtgcctgtgctattgatttcaggggtagctgggacgatcatttaccgcttgttgagtttgcgtataataacagctaccactccagtattcagatggcaccatatgaggctttgtatggcaggaagtgtagatcaccgatcggttggtttgatgttggggagactgagttgattggcccagatgtggtccagcaggccgtggataaggtgaaacgtattcgagaaagattgttggcagcccagagccgacagaaatcttatgccgataagcgacgtcgaccgttagagtttcagattggcgattgggtgttcctgaaagtgtcaccgatgaaaggtgttatgcgatttggcaagaaaggaaagctcagtccgagatatattgggccttatctgattattcgcaaaataggcaaggtggcctacgaattggatttgccagctgacttgggagcggttcacccggtattccatgtttccatgcttcgtaagtgtattggtgacccttccagaatttttcctTCAGATGAGatacaggtcacagaggagctatcttacgaggagcagcctatagtcatattggatcgtcaggtgagaaagttgcggaataaagatgtggcttcggttaaagtgctgtggcggaataataaccgcgaagaaatgacctgggaggctgaaGAGCAGATGAAGGAAAAGTATCCTCACTTATTCCCAGTACCTTCAGGTAATTCAAATTCTTTGTCTGACTATGTTGATTTATGAATGATTTGtatatgatggctataaaagcAACTCCCCCGGatttgagtaagatccgtagaactaattcaacattcgaggacgaatgttcttaagggggggaggatgttacgccccgtatttttatacattgggacaacccggattaattatgataatttagagccaagactattccgggattcgaagtcgggacttttgacctttgattttatttcgaggcataagttatatatggaattgttggcattgaacacttaggaaaaatttgggaccacaattcataaattggaattaaaatgttgtgcaaaaaaataaaaaataaaaaataaattccttggtggccatgtaaatgggaattggtcccacacattgtgtggccaattttaattggtccactccATGTGTGGGCCAAGGACACTTGGACAACAACTATATGAGCCTAAAGTATGACCAAGTAGTCATCTTTTCCCCATTgcaagacttagaaaaaaaaatcaaggagtTGAAGACCACCTTCAACACCCCTCTCGGCTACAAaccaagaaaaaccaaatccaaatcaagccaccccaaaattatttccttggtataaatcaactatttagaagtccctaagtaacgtggaagagttgtttgggtcatccaaccactagttgtgcccaattgcaaaccctaactattgaaggaagtgaagaaggaaggtaagcattcattatgtttttgtgttatgaaggttatattcatgttgtagtatcttatagtggttggaaatcatgaaatatagtatgattgggagtgggtcgtgtgatgggtgttgttgtgttgtgattgaaattatgaattaatgtttagttagttgattgggatcattgtaaggtgaagaacaattgagaatcctccatatatgtgtatatatagtgttgattgaaatgggtcacattatatgacgatgaacgaatgaacgtcgcttaatgttttaatcgccgtcgctatgaatcttatgttggaaatgaatgtttgttgactcaaaatgatgttgttaatgtgcggactgtttttggaggttattgtatatttattgtaattggtatattgatgagatagcattgttagaatgtaatttgaggatacaaaccatgatttggaaatgaagaaaaaaaaaaattttaaagggttgtctcggttggggctgttttcggccagcttggaaaaaaaaaatcgggttgttggaaatgtggtatgaattgcttagaatgcccttgaatgttgttagtatgggtttgggttaataatcaaatgtacgaacgatattgtggctttaaagtaagccatggaattgaataattgggaagttgtcaaatggcgtaaaagagagctaccattattattttgcttttcggattggttgtcaatgttactaggttggttattgtggttgttgttgttgattttgagcgagttaaattctcggggtagcctatttacaggggaaatgctgcccggatttctgtagaattaagggcgaaattggaatttaatgcccaaaaagtctttagctaatgtttggcattttatggcttgtttgtagaccttgggcagcccgaatcatagtttggacttagcttgagttggatcatattggagagcgtttgaggtatgtaaagcaaccttccttcttttggcatgccttagtttcacataggctagattggagctttaagggaattccaaattcgatatccgagcatgttatgatccatatatatatattctttggcactcttatgtatgtttttatgaaatatgaaccatgatgtatttgaagtaatcgctttccgaaattcgcatagaaaatgttcgctttaaggaattttgtaatctctgaatgccatatttttcgcatagaggctcggatcgctccaataatttttataggagtttgcttgatgtataatgggtatgtttttcataggcagactcagttcgggtctatactcgtccgtgggtcccgcgacgccctttatgtaaattcgacaactttgaatcaaaaagtgataattattattccgatttcaaatatgactattttacttatccttcggatttataataatgattttatgcatatgattcctcactactccgctcgtgcctactatgatatcgttcgccggttcccgggccggttctgttgtcgtgcgctttttgatatattccggtgttatgctgtgtttatggttcaccgtgctccttgctcgagggccgggttccacttatgtttggcgttatgctgtgtttggcgttatgctgtgttgtgatgtgtgacggggattcggagatttgaaactttctggtgttatgctgtgttgtggcgccatcgacaggcgggcgaccacattttccagtgccctatgcataatttatactttggaaataaacattttgatatgtattattttctatatatctgattcgattattattcagatttatttctgtaccttctgctttgcatactcagtacatatttcgtactgacccccttctccgggggctgcgtttcatgcccgcaggtacagacgcacagcctggtgatccacctgtttaggacaccctttctgctattcggagtgctcctctctttccggagcttatacttttggtatatatatttattagtgcatttgtatatattcgttcatgggtacggcggggccctgtcccgtcatatgattctgtcggtctgtttagaggtctgtggacatgtttgtgggttagggtctttctgtatgaatgtatgtacatgtcgtttgggcgatcccatacgccgaggcggccggtccgcatatgttgtttgggcgaccctatacgccgaggcggccggtccgcatatgtttatatattgcttggttagccctgtgtggctttcgttggtattttctgcgtgcagggtatattggatagtccgtaaaacaaaggaaactctgccgaaatttttctggaaattacctaaatttgaaataaagccttgtcggcttccgccatatactagaatgagttgatagaatttgagataatatttaatagatgggttcgggtgcccagatcgggcactagtcacggcctacggggttgggtcgtgacataggcgTTAGGGTGCCGCAGCCCGCACTGCATCTCCAAACGCACTGGAACTAGAAACATATTTTGGATTATCGCGTCAGCCACTGTGGCCTGACCCAGATACAGTGGGTATTTTTGCTTCTCCCCGCCCATAGGCACCGTGGTGCGGTGGCCTGGCGATGGGCTCCATGACTTTTTTCCACTTTTCTTCATGCTTTGGTTCCTTTTTGCAcattttttctcgatttgacatCCAAATATTTCCTACACATGTAACCATAATAAAGTTCCTAATGTTACAATGGGTACTATAATTCATGACAAAATGGTAAAACGAGAGGTAATTAGCATACAATCAAATACACTTTTAGCCGAACCTCAAATATAGCATGAAATCATATTAATCTGTCATGACTTGCATGTCACAGTTCATCATCTATGGTTCCACTTGACGGCGTCTCTTTACCATCTCTGCCACTAAGCTTAAGGATATTTTAGTCTAGAATCTTTTAGTAGTTCCACACAAATGTCAAAAGCAGAGACAATATTTAAAAACCGGCACAAAAGTATTCGTTTCATGCAATTCTCCCGTCATGTCTTTTGGAAAATCGAGGGAGTAGAAGAACTCTCAGTCACTCAAACTATCTCTTAAAGACAAGAGAGGCAATGATTTTTTCTCTGTTCTACTCAACGTGACTTACATAATCAATCATTCTCTTTGAAGATAAGTGGGGAATATATTCTTCTACCATCTTAACTTACATTTAGGCTTACATTTTTCCTTCTTTCATATTATATGACTATAATACCTAAGTACTTATAGGACTATCCTAGCATGTACCTAATCTGGTACAtatataattatttaattttattcatccTCCTTTTTTCTCAAATACATGTATTCAACCATACATGTATCCTTACACTAATGTCCAAATACATGAAACTAACGAAATTCATGTATCACATAAATCAAAAAGTCTTTTTCTTCTTCCAAGGTAAAGTTCGCATTTCCACACTCCCCTTTGAACCTTGTGGTTAGAATTCACAAAATATTCTTCGACTAATCTGGATTTCAGCCTCTTctcttcttcgtcttcttcttcgtcttcctcctcctcctcctcctcctgctTCTTCTACTTCtacttctgcttcttcttctttgagGAGTTTGAGTCGATCACAGCGTTAACTTGTAAAGCTAGCTCAAGACTATATTGGTTATGTGATCTCATCATTCTTCAAAAGATCCTCATTTTCTGAGATTCTCTCCTCTTCTCGGAAGATGTTTACTTCTTGAGATTGAGGTTGTCATTTTGTGCTTTACAAGGCACATAATTTGTTTCATCTGAACCTTCCTCTTGAATACTGCTCTCCCCTTGTGGAGATTTCTCAGTAGCATGAGCAATTCTTTTCTTCATCATTGTCTCAATTATCATTTTTATTGTAAAAATCTTTTACATTCTACAACAATAAATAATATTTTAGAATTATCCATCTCTTCAGGATTCACTTCTTTAAATCTTCGTCAAAGCTAGCGTTGTTAGATTCAACAACATGCTTTCTCATGAtgataatcataatcatcttcatcttcatcttcatcttctcgGGTTTCTAAAAAAGAAACCTTCTTCGACATCTCTTCATCAATCCCTTGACAGATGAGAGTGCAAATTTTCTTATTCATCTTTCTCATGGAAGCAAAATCATTTGCTACCTCTTTACTCGAGTGCTACCTCTTTACTCGAGATTCTTCATTGTGCAGCTACCTCATACGCAACTGCTTCATTAAGGTTGAAAACCTTATTGGGCTCCTTGCCCTAAAAACATCCTTCAAAAGTTGTTAACTTTTGAAATCGTGGTAGTTCCACCTACCAGAATCATTTCTTTAAGCTTGTGCTTCTCTAGCACGATAGTCTCATAGCTATAGTAGCTAATCTCATTCATATTCATCCTCTCGAATCTTTTGAAATATTCGAATTCTCTACAGGTCCCTCAAGAcaagtggctctgataccaaatgttgGAAAATCGGGGGAGGAGAAGAACTCTCAGTCACTCAAATTCTCTCTTAAAGACTAGTGAGGCAACGATTATTGTTTGTTTCACTCAACTTGACTTACATAATCAATCGTTCTCTTTGAAGATAGGTGGGGAATATATTCTTCCACAAACTTAACTTACATTTAGGCTTACATTTTTCCTTCTTTCATATTGTATGACTATAGTATCTAGGTATTTATAGGACTATCCTAGCGTGTACCTAATCTAGTACATGTTTAATTCTATTCATCCTCCTTTTTTTTTCAACCATACATGTATCCTTACACTAATAGTCAAATACATGAACTAACTAAATTCATGTATCACATTAATCAAAACGTATTTTTGTTCTTCCAAGGCAAGGTCCACATTTCAATAATGACCTCTCAATCTAGCCCAATTTTCTTTCATTCAATTCTAGCACACAGCTAGATCTAGTCATTTGACAATGCTGATATTTCCAGATATGGTAGACACATTCAATTAAAACTGGAACCAGAGATAAGAAAATGAACCATGTCCGGCGTTGAGAATCATGGTGTGGTTAAAACTAATTGAAGGTACAAAATTGACATTCGGTCGGTGACGTGCGAATTTGTATTATTATACATAAATATGACCATAACGGCCTTTGTTTTAAGCAATTAAGGGCTATCTAATAACAGCAGGACATACTTGAGATCAATGTAAAATAATATAACTTCATGTCCTGTACTTGACCACCAAGTTGATCCTAACCAACATACATGTATTATTTCTTTCTTATTTCCTTTTCCCCATCTGTCTGTACAAAATGCTAGTCTTTTCCCTCCACTTGGGGTGTGATTGTATTGTATTATACTGAGGGGAAGTACTTGGAAAGGCCATAAGGGAGAGAATAGAACTCTTCGCTCCTAGGATCTTTGTCAAAATACTTGAACTTTGCCCACCAGTGCCTGCCACTGTCTTTCTTTGTTGTCGCATGTTTGCGAGCAAGAGTTAAGTCCAAGAACAATGCCACAATTCCTGCCACTGTGGCCGGGGACGTGAAGATTACTTGCATTATTTTGTTAAACTGAAAGTAGTTTTAAGGTCAACAAATGATTATCATTCAATTCAGTAACGTCTAAACTTGTTGTATTGAATGGAAAATGTTAATAGACGGGAGTCGACATATGTGCTTACCCAGGCCGAGCCAGAGTGAACTGGACCATCACCAGTGGTTATCACATAACCATTGAAGTATTGTGGCACAGAAAGACCCAAATAGATAGACAAACCTAATATAAATTTAGTTCTGAAGCTGTTGAGATTGCAGAACTGAAGTAATCCAAGACCAGCAGAAGCTGCATTAACCAATCAAACATCAGAATAAGTAATCATATAGGAGTAGTACGTATATAGGCAGGAGCCACATTCTTTTTGAACGAATAAAGTATATATTCATTTTTATTGCACCAGATACTCTTGTAGATTTTAGTTTTTGATGTTGATTTTCCATACTTAACATCCCAATGCTGATCGAGACCGGGATCAAGAATTAGATTGTCACAACCAAAAAAGTTCTCATTCGTGCAGAAATTGCTTGACGAACTAGAGGAATCACAAATTGCTTGATGAACTAGAGGAATCACATACACATGAGGGCAAAGAAGACACAGTACAAAGCTCCAATAATTGGCAGAGGTATGGAAGCAAGAACAGCTCCAAATTTTCCTGTTCTTGGACAAAAATGTTCAACCATTAGTCTCAAAGATAATTCTAAAACTGCTAAAATGAGATACAGCAATCACTAGGAGGAAAAATGAGATTACGCATTTAAAAACGAGaaatcaaaattttgaaaaactacCAAATTGGACTTTATAATACTGGAATATCTTACCTAACACGGAAAAGAAAAACATGAATAATGCAGATATTTGAATCACTCTTCTGCTTCCAACTCGTGTCAACGCCAAAAGACCTACATTTTCACTGCATAGATCACAAGAGAAAAACATTAGATCATATAGTCAACTATCTAATGGGGGATAAATTACTCGCATGAAAATCTCAGCGATGATATATATGCCATAGATacttctttcttttatttatagAGACGGTAAGCATGAAGGTATGTAGAGAGTACAAAATGACTGGAATAATTTTGATTAGGACAGTAGTATGAGATTTAGAACAAAGAAAATGTTCTAGTTTAAGCATTTCGTAGGAAAAAATGATGTTTGAAATTAGATGTATTACACTGATACAGTAGATCCACTTGCAGTTCCAAATAGACCATTCAGCAAAATGCCTAATCCCTGGATGTCAGAAAAAGCAAATTGAGTTCAGCAGGCAAAGTTTACAATTGAAGAAAGAGTCGACGAGAAGTGCAAATATCATCCTGCTACATCTACCAACCAGCCAACCAGCACCACGGCTAATTACTGAACCCGGTGTATGTGTTACACCGCCAAATCTCGCAGCTGCTATAAATGCTCCTGTAGACTGTcaaaataatagaaaaataaaaaagaaggaaAACTTAATAGAAAATTCTATGGAAGCATGTTCTTTAGAAAGATGTCTCAACATAATAATCAAGTTCAGTTTCGAAGACTTCAGAGTTTAGTAACTAACAAGGATGATTGACATCTTTCTAGTATCAACAACTATGTCTTAGTTTCAAACAGGTTGGGGATGATTGACATCTTTTCAAAACTCAGTAAATTCAATTAGCTTCATTGTATCTTATACGCGGAAAAAACTGTTTCTGCTTATGTTTTtctaagaaaaaaaatatttttcatgataGTTTCTACAGCAAGAGAGAAACCTGAACAAAGATAAAACTACATATAGACCTCGACAAGAGAAACCAAAGCTGCAGCCATCATAACAAAGGCATCCCCAGCATCAACTTTGGGAGCACCCCATTGCCACGGATAAGGAAATTTTATCCTGCATATCCAGAAAGTAGTGTGAAAGCAGAAGCAAATCAAAGTGAATCTTGAATTAGACTTCAGACCTACGACTTCCTTATACAAGAGTTCGAAGAGAGAAGAAGTttatacaaaacataaaaattgTAGTGGACTTAAAATCCTCGAAACCAAGCTTCTATCATTACCTATTATCTCGTACTTCACGTATCTACGGGTAAAACAATATGACCTGATATTTAATTTAACTTTACAAATATTTAGTTTTCACAGGTCGACTACCTGGTTCCCCAGGCTGGTAGTGTAGAGTTTCAATGCTAGCTAATGCCTATTGTAATACTTGCAACATAAAAGTGAATCTATAGTACCTAATTTTGAAAGACTGTTCATGTTCTATGTCAGGATTACTACTATTTATAAGCATAAAGGTTATCAAATATAATAGCCCGCGgttaaataaaattaaactattTAGTAGAAGCTACTTTTCCAGCATCAACGACACTATGACAGCATCAACTTTGTAGATAAGCTTTTTGATCATTTAAAGCGGAAAGTGGTCACAACAATGCATCATTCAAGTTTCAAACATACTAATACTAAACCAATTTGGAGAGTTAGCTGCTAAACAAATCTACAGCTTCAGGTTATTATTTGTTCATAGTCAATACCTTCAAAGGACAAGGATATGAATTAACTGAAAACCCGAGTTTAATGCAGCATACCATGAAGCTCCACTAATGATCCCAGAGCGATCAACACGACAACTGAACTGAGTCTGTGGAGATCTATTGTTGTATGCACCTGTCACAGTGAGAAGAGCTGCATATGCCCACACTATAGCAATTGATAATAGGACAGCAAATCGCTCAAATATGGGACGCTTTAATTTCCACATGTGAGGGATGTACTGCACAGACATTTCCCATATATTAGACCACTGGCGTAACTATTAGAATAAATTCGAAGAAATTTTTAATGGAAACTCAATGCTGTTTAAAATTTTCTATTGATCAATGATTAAGATGAGTAAAATATTGACCTTAGCTTGAAAAGAATTTCTCTAAGGCGTAAAAAACAATGTCACTACAAATGATCTTCTCCCTTAAACCGTAAGTACTGGATCCAAGTAAAGAACCACAAGTAATCCTGAAAGCCCTTTCATTAACTTCCCATTATTCATTCATCATTTGACTTTCCGTGAATTGTTTAGTTTATTCTGCTTTTCCCGTCAAAGGACAAAAATGATACATTAGAAGAAGGTGTCAACGTCATCCTTTTTACCATTCAAAGGGTAGAAATCATCTATATCATGCATCACTTTAGGCAAAAAATAGGTGCAATATAATCTCAAGAACTGAATATGATAATTATTAAGGACACGGCTTACTTGTGACAACAAAATTAGTATGATTAATCCTGGAAGACCAATTTCAACACATTCTGCAAGCTGCTAGCAACAATCAACAGAAATGAAAAAGAAGTTGGTAAATCCAATGATGAAAAAGCGAAAGCAGAGAGATACTGCTTCATGGAAATAAAGATATGTTACAAACTGACTTCAGTCCTTCTGCATGTAGATAGTTAAGAAAAGCAATTCAATGAACTTTCCAATGTGTTGATTTTTCTAATTGCTCCTAAGAAATTATTGTCTGGGTCAATGGAGTTAGGATGATAGTTTCCCAAATCATTTAAAAGCTATATAGGGAATTTTTGTGCTAGTGAAATCAAAGCAATATAGCAAACTTGCACATGGTGTACTGTCGATGAAAATAAAACAATTATACACGTGGAAAACCTTACAAGCGGAAAACCTTGCACATATAGGCCAAGGCCAACAAGCAACACTAGTGGAGCTGCAGAGAGAGGGGAAAGGAACCTACATTGTCAAACAACTGGAATAAGACATATTTCTTTACAAGACAAATACTAATACACCCTACCAAATGACCACTACTAGGATAGAAATGAAGGATGAATCCTGTAAAATGACCACCTTACAACAATTCTCCAGAGTCCCAGAAAGCCGATTAGTATGGGAAGTATGGATGCGATCATCAGAGCTCCCTGCATTCCTCTCATCGACTGTTTAAACCTCTGAAGCAAATGATCCAAACAAAAATGTTATAGTAGATGTTATTTGGAGGTCGGAATCAAACTTAAAACATAAATACAGAATATGGATGCAACAAGATGGAATATGCCAACCTCACGAGGGTCAAGATATGTGTTGTATCTACTTGATAGTGCAACAAAAACAGCTGGAATTATGAATGTGAATGATCCACCTATCACCACAGGAAGCCGGGTTCCAAACCAAGACTGCAAAAGAGTGTTCAGCCCAGCAACAAAGAGCAAAGTTTGAATTACTTGAGCTTTCTCCTCCTGGAAGACATAATTTTGAAACCACTATTGTAAGTATTTGTAAACCCAAATTGCTCTTCAAAATTATTGATAAAGTAAAGACTTACATTTCCACCACCCATTTGAGGTACAATGACGGTAGGGATAATGACAGTAGTTCCCAGCATAACTAAGTAGTGCTGAAAACCCAGAATAATGGCCTCGGCTGCATTATTTAGAGAAGTGGACAGTCAGCAGCTTGTATTGTATCTTCAGGTTAAAGGAAGAGGATg is drawn from Lycium barbarum isolate Lr01 chromosome 8, ASM1917538v2, whole genome shotgun sequence and contains these coding sequences:
- the LOC132606476 gene encoding nucleobase-ascorbate transporter 4-like isoform X3, with protein sequence MTPGVKADELVAHPVKDQLPGVDYCVNSNPSWPEAIILGFQHYLVMLGTTVIIPTVIVPQMGGGNEEKAQVIQTLLFVAGLNTLLQSWFGTRLPVVIGGSFTFIIPAVFVALSSRYNTYLDPRERFKQSMRGMQGALMIASILPILIGFLGLWRIVQLAECVEIGLPGLIILILLSQYIPHMWKLKRPIFERFAVLLSIAIVWAYAALLTVTGAYNNRSPQTQFSCRVDRSGIISGASWIKFPYPWQWGAPKVDAGDAFVMMAAALVSLVESTGAFIAAARFGGVTHTPGSVISRGAGWLGLGILLNGLFGTASGSTVSVENVGLLALTRVGSRRVIQISALFMFFFSVLGKFGAVLASIPLPIIGALYCVFFALMSSAGLGLLQFCNLNSFRTKFILGLSIYLGLSVPQYFNGYVITTGDGPVHSGSAWFNKIMQVIFTSPATVAGIVALFLDLTLARKHATTKKDSGRHWWAKFKYFDKDPRSEEFYSLPYGLSKYFPSV
- the LOC132606476 gene encoding nucleobase-ascorbate transporter 4-like isoform X1, with translation MTPGVKADELVAHPVKDQLPGVDYCVNSNPSWPEAIILGFQHYLVMLGTTVIIPTVIVPQMGGGNEEKAQVIQTLLFVAGLNTLLQSWFGTRLPVVIGGSFTFIIPAVFVALSSRYNTYLDPRERFKQSMRGMQGALMIASILPILIGFLGLWRIVVRFLSPLSAAPLVLLVGLGLYVQGFPLQLAECVEIGLPGLIILILLSQYIPHMWKLKRPIFERFAVLLSIAIVWAYAALLTVTGAYNNRSPQTQFSCRVDRSGIISGASWIKFPYPWQWGAPKVDAGDAFVMMAAALVSLVESTGAFIAAARFGGVTHTPGSVISRGAGWLGLGILLNGLFGTASGSTVSVENVGLLALTRVGSRRVIQISALFMFFFSVLGKFGAVLASIPLPIIGALYCVFFALMSSAGLGLLQFCNLNSFRTKFILGLSIYLGLSVPQYFNGYVITTGDGPVHSGSAWFNKIMQVIFTSPATVAGIVALFLDLTLARKHATTKKDSGRHWWAKFKYFDKDPRSEEFYSLPYGLSKYFPSV
- the LOC132606476 gene encoding nucleobase-ascorbate transporter 4-like isoform X2 gives rise to the protein MTPGVKADELVAHPVKDQLPGVDYCVNSNPSWPEAIILGFQHYLVMLGTTVIIPTVIVPQMGGGNEEKAQVIQTLLFVAGLNTLLQSWFGTRLPVVIGGSFTFIIPAVFVALSSRYNTYLDPRERFKQSMRGMQGALMIASILPILIGFLGLWRIVVRFLSPLSAAPLVLLVGLGLYVQGFPLLAECVEIGLPGLIILILLSQYIPHMWKLKRPIFERFAVLLSIAIVWAYAALLTVTGAYNNRSPQTQFSCRVDRSGIISGASWIKFPYPWQWGAPKVDAGDAFVMMAAALVSLVESTGAFIAAARFGGVTHTPGSVISRGAGWLGLGILLNGLFGTASGSTVSVENVGLLALTRVGSRRVIQISALFMFFFSVLGKFGAVLASIPLPIIGALYCVFFALMSSAGLGLLQFCNLNSFRTKFILGLSIYLGLSVPQYFNGYVITTGDGPVHSGSAWFNKIMQVIFTSPATVAGIVALFLDLTLARKHATTKKDSGRHWWAKFKYFDKDPRSEEFYSLPYGLSKYFPSV
- the LOC132606476 gene encoding nucleobase-ascorbate transporter 4-like isoform X4; protein product: MTPGVKADELVAHPVKDQLPGVDYCVNSNPSWPEAIILGFQHYLVMLGTTVIIPTVIVPQMGGGNEEKAQVIQTLLFVAGLNTLLQSWFGTRLPVVIGGSFTFIIPAVFVALSSRYNTYLDPRERFKQSMRGMQGALMIASILPILIGFLGLWRIVLAECVEIGLPGLIILILLSQYIPHMWKLKRPIFERFAVLLSIAIVWAYAALLTVTGAYNNRSPQTQFSCRVDRSGIISGASWIKFPYPWQWGAPKVDAGDAFVMMAAALVSLVESTGAFIAAARFGGVTHTPGSVISRGAGWLGLGILLNGLFGTASGSTVSVENVGLLALTRVGSRRVIQISALFMFFFSVLGKFGAVLASIPLPIIGALYCVFFALMSSAGLGLLQFCNLNSFRTKFILGLSIYLGLSVPQYFNGYVITTGDGPVHSGSAWFNKIMQVIFTSPATVAGIVALFLDLTLARKHATTKKDSGRHWWAKFKYFDKDPRSEEFYSLPYGLSKYFPSV